One window from the genome of Pseudonocardia hierapolitana encodes:
- a CDS encoding response regulator, whose protein sequence is MRVTIAEDSALLREGLVRLLVDEGHEVVAAVGDVRALLGAVEREQPDVVVADVRMPPTHSDEGVVAALEIRRRWPQVGVLVLSQYVERRHTAQLIGDDGGRVGYLLKDRVTQVEEFLDALERVGAGGAAFDPEVVRQLLAAGRRADPLSRLTPRERDVLDAMAEGLTNAGTAERLRMSVSAVEKHVASIFGKLGIAEAAGYSRRVLAVLRYLGS, encoded by the coding sequence GTGCGCGTGACGATCGCCGAGGACTCCGCGCTGCTGCGCGAGGGGCTCGTCCGCCTGCTCGTCGACGAGGGGCACGAGGTGGTGGCCGCGGTCGGCGACGTCCGAGCGCTGCTCGGGGCCGTCGAGCGCGAGCAGCCCGACGTCGTGGTGGCCGACGTGCGCATGCCGCCCACCCACAGCGACGAGGGCGTGGTCGCGGCGCTGGAGATCCGGCGCCGGTGGCCGCAGGTCGGGGTGCTCGTGCTGTCGCAGTACGTCGAGCGCAGGCACACCGCGCAGCTGATCGGCGACGACGGCGGGCGCGTCGGCTACCTGCTCAAGGACCGGGTGACGCAGGTCGAGGAGTTCCTGGACGCGCTGGAGCGGGTGGGCGCAGGCGGCGCGGCGTTCGACCCGGAGGTGGTGCGGCAGCTGCTCGCCGCCGGCAGGCGCGCCGACCCGCTCTCCCGCCTCACGCCCCGGGAACGCGACGTGCTCGACGCCATGGCCGAGGGCCTCACCAACGCCGGTACGGCGGAGCGGCTCCGGATGTCGGTCAGCGCCGTGGAGAAGCACGTGGCCTCCATCTTCGGGAAGCTGGGCATCGCGGAGGCTGCGGGGTACAGCAGGCGGGTGCTGGCGGTCCTGCGCTACCTCGGCTCGTGA
- a CDS encoding Fur family transcriptional regulator: MNTDVNGQAPTTRALRATRQRAAVSALLDRLDDFRSAQEIHEELRRTGEGIGLTTVYRTLQTLADGGEVDVLRTGSGEAVYRRCASAEHHHHLVCRRCGHTVEIEGPAVETWAKRVAEDHGFVELSHTAEVFGLCKDCGAAR, encoded by the coding sequence ATGAACACCGATGTGAACGGGCAGGCGCCCACCACGAGAGCGCTGCGCGCCACCCGGCAACGGGCGGCGGTGTCGGCGCTGCTGGACCGGCTCGACGACTTCCGCTCCGCCCAGGAGATCCACGAGGAACTGCGGCGCACCGGCGAGGGCATCGGCCTCACCACCGTCTACCGCACGCTGCAGACCCTCGCCGACGGCGGCGAGGTCGACGTGCTGCGCACCGGCTCGGGCGAGGCCGTCTACCGCCGCTGCGCCTCCGCGGAGCACCACCACCACCTCGTCTGCCGCCGCTGCGGCCACACCGTCGAGATCGAGGGCCCCGCAGTGGAGACCTGGGCGAAGCGGGTGGCCGAGGACCACGGGTTCGTGGAGCTGAGCCACACGGCAGAGGTCTTCGGCCTCTGCAAGGACTGCGGCGCCGCCCGCTGA
- a CDS encoding DedA family protein: MTAPAPQLDGIVGWVVDLMETLGAPGVGLAIALENLFPPLPSEVFLPLAGFAASRGELSLVAAIAWTTIGSVVGALALYALGAALGRNRLRAIADRMPLVDVGDIDKAEAWFARHGAKAVFFGRMVPLVRSMISVPAGVERMGIPLFLALTAAGSLIWNSIFVMAGYLLGENWHIVESYAGIFSKVVLVVIAIAVVVFVVVRIRRRGRDVPADQDVPADQGDAPTERIPVVRVPRPEPMRQWSAEPSSTEWSAQPTQRLPVIRPDAPPAQRSRR; encoded by the coding sequence ATGACCGCCCCCGCCCCACAGCTCGACGGCATCGTCGGTTGGGTCGTCGATCTGATGGAGACGCTCGGCGCGCCCGGCGTCGGTCTCGCGATCGCACTGGAGAACCTGTTCCCGCCGCTGCCCAGCGAGGTGTTCCTGCCGCTCGCCGGGTTCGCCGCCTCGCGAGGTGAGCTGAGCCTCGTCGCGGCGATCGCCTGGACGACCATCGGGTCCGTCGTCGGCGCGCTCGCGCTGTACGCGCTCGGCGCCGCGCTCGGCAGGAACCGGCTGCGCGCGATCGCCGATCGGATGCCGCTGGTGGACGTGGGCGACATCGACAAGGCGGAGGCCTGGTTCGCCAGGCACGGCGCGAAGGCGGTGTTCTTCGGGCGGATGGTGCCGTTGGTCCGCAGCATGATCTCGGTGCCGGCCGGGGTCGAGCGCATGGGCATTCCGCTCTTCCTCGCACTCACCGCCGCGGGGAGCCTGATCTGGAACTCCATCTTCGTGATGGCCGGGTACCTGCTCGGCGAGAACTGGCACATCGTCGAGAGCTACGCGGGCATCTTCTCGAAGGTGGTGCTCGTGGTGATCGCGATCGCGGTGGTGGTCTTCGTGGTCGTGCGGATCAGGCGCCGCGGCCGGGACGTCCCCGCGGATCAGGACGTCCCCGCGGACCAGGGCGACGCCCCCACCGAGCGGATCCCGGTGGTGCGGGTGCCGCGCCCGGAGCCCATGCGGCAGTGGTCGGCCGAGCCGTCGTCCACGGAGTGGTCGGCCCAGCCCACCCAGCGGCTCCCCGTGATCCGGCCCGACGCACCGCCTGCGCAGCGGTCGCGGCGGTAG
- a CDS encoding ArsR/SmtB family transcription factor, with protein MSIVAGAGPTGRAAAVDGLTADDHVEHVAGHPASRPAPVRTPRTLAAAGDLLRALAAPVRIAIVLQLLESDRCVHDLVDALGVAQPLISQHLRVLKSAGVVHGERRGREVVYSLVDDHLAHIVVDAVAHVEEGR; from the coding sequence ATGTCGATCGTCGCAGGTGCGGGGCCCACCGGCCGAGCCGCCGCCGTTGACGGGCTGACCGCCGACGATCACGTCGAGCACGTGGCCGGCCACCCGGCCTCCAGGCCAGCCCCGGTACGCACCCCGCGTACGCTCGCGGCCGCAGGCGACCTGCTGCGCGCGCTCGCCGCGCCGGTGCGCATCGCGATCGTGCTGCAGCTGCTGGAGTCCGACCGGTGCGTGCACGACCTCGTCGACGCGCTGGGGGTCGCCCAGCCGCTCATCAGCCAGCACCTTCGGGTGCTGAAGTCGGCCGGGGTGGTGCACGGCGAGCGCCGCGGTCGCGAGGTGGTGTACTCCCTGGTCGACGATCACCTGGCGCACATCGTGGTCGACGCGGTCGCACACGTCGAGGAGGGGCGATGA
- a CDS encoding FAD-dependent oxidoreductase, protein MNERTTCAVVGGGPAGMVLGLLLARAGVDVTVLEKHGDFLRDFRGDTVHPSTLQLLDELGLGARFAELPHSELREIAFPFPDGSRVVVGDLRRLKVAHPYIAMVPQWDLLNLLAEAAEGEPTYTLRMRTEVTELIREGGRVRGVRYRTEDGELHELRADLTVAADGRWSIARAQAELQPKELPVPIDTWWFRLSRNPADDPTALTPVVSDRRFVLVIPREGFLQLAYFAAKGSDARLRERGVEWFRHEIATAVPWLADRVGELTSMDDVKHLDIRLNRLNRWHVDGLLCIGDAAHAMSPIGGVGINLAVQDAVAAATLLAEPLRRGDVGAAALARIRRRRLVPTIAVQTLQQILHRAVLKPIIDGERQGPPKPVVALLKAIPAASFVPAYLIGVGLRPEHAPAFARRAAASP, encoded by the coding sequence ATGAACGAGCGCACGACCTGCGCCGTCGTCGGCGGCGGTCCGGCCGGCATGGTGCTCGGTCTCCTGCTCGCCAGGGCAGGCGTCGACGTCACGGTCCTGGAGAAGCACGGCGACTTCCTGCGCGACTTCCGCGGGGACACCGTCCACCCGTCCACCCTGCAGCTGCTCGACGAGCTCGGCCTCGGCGCCCGCTTCGCCGAGCTCCCGCACAGCGAGCTGCGTGAGATCGCCTTCCCGTTCCCCGACGGATCCCGCGTCGTCGTCGGCGACCTGCGACGACTCAAGGTCGCCCATCCCTACATCGCGATGGTGCCGCAGTGGGACCTGCTCAACCTGCTCGCGGAGGCGGCGGAGGGGGAGCCGACGTACACCCTGCGGATGCGCACCGAGGTCACCGAGCTGATCCGCGAGGGCGGGAGGGTGCGTGGCGTGCGCTACCGCACCGAGGACGGCGAGCTCCACGAGCTGCGCGCCGACCTCACGGTGGCCGCGGACGGGCGCTGGTCGATCGCCCGCGCGCAGGCGGAGCTGCAGCCGAAGGAACTGCCGGTGCCGATCGACACGTGGTGGTTCCGGCTGTCGCGCAACCCCGCCGACGACCCGACCGCGCTGACACCGGTCGTGAGCGACCGTCGCTTCGTGCTCGTGATCCCCCGCGAGGGTTTCCTCCAGCTCGCGTACTTCGCCGCGAAGGGCAGCGACGCCCGGCTGCGTGAGCGGGGCGTCGAATGGTTCCGCCACGAGATCGCCACGGCCGTGCCGTGGCTCGCCGACCGGGTCGGCGAGCTGACGTCGATGGACGACGTCAAGCACCTCGACATCCGGCTGAACCGGCTGAACCGCTGGCACGTCGACGGGCTGCTGTGCATCGGCGACGCGGCGCACGCGATGTCCCCCATCGGCGGGGTCGGGATCAACCTCGCCGTGCAGGACGCCGTCGCCGCCGCGACCCTGCTGGCCGAGCCGCTGCGGCGGGGCGACGTCGGCGCGGCCGCGCTGGCCAGGATCCGCAGGCGGAGGCTGGTGCCGACGATCGCCGTGCAGACCCTGCAGCAGATCCTGCACCGCGCCGTCCTGAAGCCGATCATCGACGGGGAGCGCCAGGGCCCGCCGAAGCCGGTCGTCGCGCTGCTGAAGGCGATCCCCGCTGCGTCGTTCGTGCCCGCGTACCTGATCGGGGTGGGGCTGCGGCCCGAGCACGCGCCCGCGTTCGCCCGGCGCGCCGCGGCGAGCCCTTAG
- a CDS encoding isoprenyl transferase, whose product MSRFQPPPPHPSGARPPVIPPELVPNHVALVMDGNGRWANARGLPRIEGHRRGEAALMDVARGAIDIGVRWLSAYAFSTENWKRSPDEVRFLMGFNRDVIRRRVDEMDAMGVRVRWAGRRPRLWRSVIKELEIAEEKTKHNDVLTLTMCVNYGGRAEIADAVKQIARQVAEGRVKPDKIDERMIARYLDEPDMPDVDLFVRSSGEQRTSNFLLWQSAYAELVFLDTLFPDFDRRHLWQAIEIYARRDRRFGGALDTPEAAS is encoded by the coding sequence GTGAGCCGGTTCCAGCCACCGCCGCCGCACCCGTCCGGTGCGCGCCCCCCGGTGATCCCGCCCGAGCTGGTGCCGAACCACGTCGCACTGGTCATGGACGGGAACGGGCGCTGGGCCAATGCCCGCGGGCTGCCCCGGATCGAGGGGCACCGCCGCGGAGAGGCCGCCCTGATGGACGTGGCCCGCGGCGCGATCGACATCGGCGTCCGGTGGCTGTCGGCGTACGCGTTCTCCACCGAGAACTGGAAGCGCAGCCCCGACGAGGTGCGCTTCCTCATGGGCTTCAACCGTGATGTGATCCGCCGCCGCGTCGACGAGATGGACGCCATGGGTGTGCGGGTGCGCTGGGCGGGCCGGCGCCCGCGGCTGTGGCGCTCGGTGATCAAGGAGCTGGAGATCGCCGAGGAGAAGACGAAGCACAACGACGTGCTGACGCTCACCATGTGCGTCAACTACGGCGGGCGGGCGGAGATCGCCGACGCCGTGAAGCAGATCGCGCGCCAGGTCGCCGAGGGCAGGGTCAAGCCCGACAAGATCGACGAGCGCATGATCGCCCGGTACCTCGACGAGCCCGACATGCCCGACGTCGACCTGTTCGTGCGCTCCTCCGGCGAGCAGCGCACCTCGAACTTCCTGCTCTGGCAGTCGGCGTACGCGGAGCTGGTCTTCCTCGACACGCTCTTCCCCGACTTCGACCGCCGCCACCTGTGGCAGGCGATCGAGATCTACGCGAGGCGCGACCGCCGCTTCGGTGGAGCCCTCGACACCCCGGAGGCCGCCTCGTGA
- a CDS encoding HugZ family protein produces MTHVVPEHQRAAAEHTLAATPGVRGELSDAERSRTLITAVRTGSLSTIGEGGFPFGSLVSHAVDPSGRPLLLLSDLAEHSRNLAADPRASLMATEAGAGDPLALARVTVIGRVGELEGGERAAALEIYQEAQPGAFYAGFGDVRLYRLEVESVRYVGGFGRMSWVDAASYADAEPDPLRPHAERIIAHMNDDHADALVLFCRRFAERPDTTEARMVAVDRYGFAVLAADEAGGRQTAVRLPFHERTDTPDGVRKAMIELVRRARAA; encoded by the coding sequence GTGACCCATGTCGTGCCCGAGCACCAGCGCGCCGCGGCCGAGCACACCCTCGCGGCCACTCCGGGGGTGCGAGGCGAGCTCAGCGACGCCGAGCGCTCCCGCACGCTGATCACCGCAGTCCGCACCGGCTCCCTCTCCACGATCGGCGAGGGCGGGTTCCCGTTCGGCTCGCTCGTCTCGCACGCCGTCGACCCGAGCGGACGGCCGTTGCTGCTGCTCAGCGACCTGGCCGAGCACAGCCGCAACCTCGCCGCCGACCCGAGGGCGTCGCTGATGGCCACGGAAGCCGGTGCGGGCGACCCCCTCGCACTGGCCCGGGTCACCGTGATCGGCCGCGTCGGGGAGCTCGAGGGCGGCGAGCGCGCGGCCGCCCTGGAGATCTACCAGGAGGCCCAGCCCGGCGCGTTCTACGCCGGGTTCGGCGACGTCCGCCTCTACCGGCTCGAGGTCGAGTCCGTCCGGTACGTCGGCGGGTTCGGCCGGATGAGCTGGGTGGACGCCGCGAGCTACGCCGACGCCGAGCCCGACCCGCTGCGCCCGCACGCCGAGCGGATCATCGCCCACATGAACGACGACCACGCCGACGCGCTGGTGCTGTTCTGCCGCCGGTTCGCCGAACGGCCGGACACCACCGAGGCGCGGATGGTGGCGGTCGACCGGTACGGGTTCGCCGTGCTCGCCGCGGACGAGGCGGGCGGCCGGCAGACCGCGGTGCGCCTGCCGTTCCACGAGCGCACGGACACCCCGGACGGCGTCCGGAAGGCGATGATCGAGCTTGTGCGCCGCGCGCGTGCCGCGTAG
- a CDS encoding winged helix DNA-binding domain-containing protein, protein MPPRHIDVAERRARLAVRHRLTPATRTDDVVAIADAMAGLHSTDPVTVHLSAAARMLHPRLPAVDEALYEHRTLVRHHAMRRTLWVFGRELARAAHHSSTVTLLGRQRTLLLDAVTAAGLAPDPERWVAAASEEILAVLADKGPLSARELGTLVPNLAVPITIGTGRQAAVLSAHTRVLLVLGFEGRVLRARPTGTWINGQYRWAAAHAWSPEFTEPLDPSEAAATVARAWLRAFGPGTRTDLQWWTGWTVATTKRALADVGAVEVELGEGPGYVLPDDVDPAPPAEPSVALLPGLDPSTMGWKQRDFHLDPAHGPLLFDRNGNGGPTIWVDGRIVGGWVQRVDGTIAVRVLEDIGAERHAEVESKAHELEQLLGGVRFTPRFPAPLQAELRT, encoded by the coding sequence GTGCCTCCCCGCCACATCGACGTCGCCGAGCGCCGCGCCCGGCTCGCCGTCCGCCACCGGCTCACGCCGGCCACCCGCACCGACGACGTCGTCGCCATCGCCGACGCCATGGCCGGGCTGCACTCCACCGACCCCGTCACGGTGCACCTGTCGGCGGCGGCGCGCATGCTGCACCCCCGGCTGCCCGCTGTGGACGAGGCGCTCTACGAGCACCGCACGCTGGTGCGCCACCACGCGATGCGCCGCACCCTGTGGGTGTTCGGCCGCGAGCTCGCCCGGGCCGCCCACCACTCGTCCACGGTCACGCTGCTGGGGCGCCAGCGCACGCTGCTGCTCGACGCCGTGACCGCGGCGGGGCTGGCCCCCGACCCCGAGCGCTGGGTGGCGGCCGCCTCGGAGGAGATCCTCGCGGTGCTCGCCGACAAGGGCCCGCTCAGCGCGCGCGAGCTCGGGACGCTGGTGCCGAACCTGGCCGTTCCGATCACGATCGGCACCGGCCGCCAGGCCGCCGTGCTGTCCGCGCACACCCGCGTGCTGCTGGTGCTGGGCTTCGAGGGGCGGGTGCTGCGGGCCCGCCCCACCGGCACGTGGATCAACGGGCAGTACCGCTGGGCGGCAGCGCACGCCTGGTCGCCGGAGTTCACCGAGCCGCTCGACCCCAGCGAGGCGGCCGCAACGGTGGCCCGCGCCTGGCTGCGCGCGTTCGGCCCCGGCACCCGCACCGACCTGCAATGGTGGACCGGCTGGACGGTCGCCACCACCAAGCGGGCGCTCGCCGACGTCGGCGCGGTGGAGGTCGAGCTCGGCGAGGGCCCCGGTTACGTCCTGCCCGATGACGTCGACCCGGCCCCGCCCGCCGAGCCGTCCGTCGCGCTCCTGCCCGGACTCGACCCGTCCACCATGGGCTGGAAGCAGCGCGACTTCCACCTCGACCCGGCCCACGGCCCCCTCCTGTTCGACCGCAACGGCAACGGTGGCCCGACGATCTGGGTCGACGGCCGGATCGTCGGCGGATGGGTGCAGCGCGTCGACGGCACCATCGCCGTCCGGGTGCTGGAGGACATCGGCGCCGAGCGACACGCCGAGGTCGAGAGCAAGGCCCACGAGCTGGAACAGCTGCTGGGAGGGGTCCGCTTCACACCGAGGTTCCCGGCCCCGCTCCAGGCGGAACTACGGACTTAG
- a CDS encoding antibiotic biosynthesis monooxygenase family protein codes for MLLVCRFTTTPDLAPEFSARARTALELLTAADGCLGGELGRSVDEPDRWVLTVRFSSVDAYRRALSPFPVREHVVPLLSEALADEPATFETLVTAAAGAATAHRSLLA; via the coding sequence GTGCTGCTCGTGTGCCGGTTCACCACCACCCCCGATCTCGCGCCCGAATTCTCGGCCCGCGCCCGTACCGCGCTGGAGCTGCTCACCGCCGCGGACGGGTGCCTCGGCGGCGAGCTGGGACGGTCGGTCGACGAGCCGGACCGCTGGGTGCTGACGGTCCGCTTCTCCTCCGTGGACGCCTACCGGCGCGCCCTGTCCCCGTTCCCGGTGCGCGAGCACGTCGTGCCGCTGCTGAGCGAGGCCCTGGCGGACGAGCCTGCGACGTTCGAGACGCTGGTGACGGCGGCGGCCGGCGCGGCGACGGCACATCGGAGCCTGCTCGCCTGA
- the recO gene encoding DNA repair protein RecO codes for MTLWRDTGLVLRVQKLGEADRIVTLLTRRRGKVRAVAKGVRRTRSRWGARLEPFNHVDVQCYTGRSLDIVTQAETVDAFGAGIIGDYPRYTAGCAMLETADRLVAEEGEPALRVYLLLVGAVRALAGRERDPSLVLDAFLLRAMTHAGWAPAISECARCAEPGPHVAFNIPAGGAVCPRCRPPGSVRPSQETFALLDALLHGDWGTADTATTVTRRDTSGLVAAHLQWHMERQLRSLPLVERRAVT; via the coding sequence GTGACCCTGTGGCGTGACACCGGCCTGGTGCTGCGGGTGCAGAAGCTCGGCGAGGCGGACCGCATCGTCACGCTGCTCACCCGCCGCCGCGGCAAGGTGCGCGCGGTGGCGAAGGGCGTGCGGCGCACCCGGTCGCGCTGGGGTGCGCGGTTGGAGCCGTTCAACCACGTCGACGTGCAGTGCTACACCGGCCGGTCGCTGGACATCGTCACCCAGGCCGAGACCGTCGACGCGTTCGGCGCCGGGATCATCGGCGACTACCCGCGCTACACGGCGGGCTGCGCGATGCTGGAGACGGCCGACCGGCTCGTCGCCGAGGAGGGCGAGCCCGCGCTGCGCGTGTACCTGCTGCTGGTGGGTGCCGTGCGGGCCCTCGCAGGTCGGGAGCGTGACCCGTCGCTCGTGCTCGACGCGTTCCTCCTGCGCGCAATGACCCACGCCGGGTGGGCACCCGCGATCTCCGAGTGCGCCCGCTGCGCCGAGCCCGGCCCGCACGTCGCGTTCAACATCCCCGCCGGGGGAGCGGTGTGCCCGCGCTGCCGTCCTCCCGGCTCGGTGCGGCCGTCGCAGGAGACGTTCGCGCTGCTCGACGCGCTGCTGCACGGCGACTGGGGCACCGCCGACACCGCGACCACCGTCACCCGCCGCGACACCAGCGGGCTCGTGGCCGCCCACCTGCAGTGGCACATGGAGCGCCAGCTGCGGTCCCTGCCGCTGGTCGAGCGGCGAGCTGTCACCTAA
- a CDS encoding DUF1918 domain-containing protein has protein sequence MEAKAGDHIVVEGTIVDQARREGEVLEVIGSGDRRCYRVRWQDGHESVFQPGPGAHVTSPG, from the coding sequence ATGGAGGCGAAAGCGGGCGACCACATCGTCGTGGAGGGCACGATCGTCGACCAGGCGCGGCGCGAGGGCGAGGTCCTCGAAGTGATCGGCTCCGGCGACCGCAGGTGCTACCGGGTGCGCTGGCAGGACGGCCACGAGTCCGTCTTCCAGCCCGGCCCGGGCGCGCACGTCACGTCCCCGGGCTGA
- a CDS encoding sensor histidine kinase, with product MRTWARTGSGLVLGACTAAVHLLLALPVAAALLVPALRPVAESVVCRLAGLERRRIVVLLGGTGGRAEPPPARALRYLATRIPVGLLGGAVLTLLGIGLTFAATLLFSWVTQTPWVMEREAAVVVSGLLVAYYAVPGAVLLYLALAGAGGVARWERTLLGRLLAPSREEQLTRRVEELSRTRDAIVAAVDDERRRIERDLHDGVQQRLVALGMLLGRARRHPDRAAELVAQAHDEAQRTLVELRDVSWRVYPAALDTGGLAAALESVAERAPLPVRIHCDLPVEPPATVRAAAWFVISEAVTNAAKHSGALRVDVEVAMVDGRLRATVRDDGRGGADPAAGGLAGLARRVAAADGAFTVDSPAGGPTVVTAELPCA from the coding sequence GTGCGGACCTGGGCACGCACCGGCTCGGGCCTCGTCCTCGGCGCCTGCACCGCGGCGGTGCACCTGCTGCTCGCGCTCCCCGTCGCCGCGGCACTGCTCGTGCCCGCGCTCCGTCCGGTGGCGGAGTCGGTAGTCTGCCGGCTCGCCGGGCTGGAGCGCCGCCGGATCGTGGTCCTGCTCGGCGGGACGGGCGGGCGTGCGGAGCCGCCACCGGCACGAGCGCTGCGCTACCTCGCAACGCGGATCCCCGTCGGGCTGCTGGGTGGGGCGGTGCTCACGCTGCTCGGCATCGGCCTGACCTTCGCCGCCACCCTCCTCTTCTCGTGGGTCACGCAGACGCCCTGGGTCATGGAGCGCGAGGCGGCCGTCGTGGTGAGCGGCCTGCTCGTCGCGTACTACGCCGTCCCCGGCGCGGTACTGCTCTACCTGGCGCTCGCCGGCGCAGGGGGCGTGGCCCGCTGGGAACGCACGCTGCTCGGCCGGCTGCTCGCGCCTTCGCGCGAGGAGCAGCTCACCCGTCGCGTCGAGGAGCTCTCGCGCACCCGGGACGCGATCGTCGCGGCCGTCGACGACGAGCGCCGCCGCATCGAGCGCGACCTCCACGACGGCGTGCAGCAGCGCTTGGTGGCACTCGGCATGCTGCTGGGCAGGGCGCGCCGCCACCCCGACCGCGCTGCCGAGCTCGTCGCGCAGGCCCACGACGAGGCCCAGCGCACGCTCGTGGAGCTGCGCGACGTATCTTGGCGCGTCTACCCGGCCGCACTGGACACCGGTGGCCTCGCGGCCGCGCTGGAGTCGGTGGCCGAGCGGGCCCCGCTGCCGGTCCGGATCCACTGCGACCTGCCCGTCGAGCCGCCCGCTACCGTGCGCGCGGCCGCCTGGTTCGTCATCAGCGAAGCGGTGACGAACGCGGCAAAGCACTCGGGCGCGCTGCGCGTGGACGTGGAGGTGGCGATGGTGGACGGCCGGCTGCGCGCCACCGTCCGCGACGACGGTCGCGGCGGCGCCGACCCGGCGGCCGGGGGCCTTGCGGGGCTGGCGCGCCGGGTCGCGGCAGCGGACGGCGCCTTCACGGTGGACAGCCCGGCCGGCGGGCCGACCGTCGTCACCGCGGAGCTGCCGTGCGCGTGA
- a CDS encoding TetR/AcrR family transcriptional regulator: protein MARLTRAQAQERTRERVLAAARTEFVERGFREAKIDVIAERAELTRGAVYSNFPGKRALYLAVLAAEAERAPIPQVVPGTTPRTALGAFARAWVGRLPLASADPDGTTPLGADLVPEVLADERMRTPFAQLMALDAVLLGLALEQMHGPSREGRRVRAAEVALTTLHGAGQLAAAAPGFADPFDVVSACEGLADLELGSGRGDEWAPPHLPYVPRARPAGRPWEPPAAVDAVRGTPADLAGDGVVAVLGLHRLVAVEEAVRAAPPGSVVTAVLVSGEPGELASLARLVVADVCRCIRPAFPESAWPRLQVVHDEAGAVAAAAGERVVSDATEAAVRIAGGRIVAHAEGRGACHAAASA, encoded by the coding sequence ATGGCCCGGCTCACGAGGGCCCAGGCGCAGGAGCGCACGCGCGAGAGGGTGCTCGCCGCGGCCCGCACCGAGTTCGTCGAACGGGGCTTCCGCGAGGCCAAGATCGATGTGATCGCCGAGCGCGCGGAGCTCACCCGCGGCGCGGTCTACTCGAACTTCCCGGGCAAGCGCGCGCTCTACCTCGCTGTGCTCGCCGCGGAGGCGGAGCGGGCGCCGATCCCGCAGGTGGTCCCCGGCACGACGCCGCGCACGGCACTCGGGGCGTTCGCCAGGGCGTGGGTGGGGCGGCTCCCCCTCGCCTCGGCCGACCCCGACGGCACGACGCCGCTCGGCGCCGACCTCGTGCCGGAGGTGCTGGCCGACGAGCGCATGCGCACGCCGTTCGCCCAGCTCATGGCCCTCGACGCGGTCCTGCTCGGACTCGCGCTGGAGCAGATGCACGGGCCGTCACGCGAGGGCCGCCGGGTGCGCGCGGCCGAGGTCGCGCTCACCACGCTGCACGGCGCAGGCCAGCTCGCCGCCGCCGCGCCCGGCTTCGCCGACCCGTTCGACGTCGTCAGCGCCTGCGAAGGGCTCGCCGACCTCGAGCTCGGCAGCGGGCGGGGGGACGAGTGGGCCCCACCTCACCTGCCGTACGTACCGCGGGCTCGTCCGGCCGGACGGCCATGGGAGCCTCCCGCCGCCGTGGACGCCGTGCGCGGCACACCGGCCGACCTCGCAGGCGACGGCGTCGTCGCCGTGCTCGGACTGCACCGGCTCGTGGCCGTCGAGGAGGCGGTGCGGGCTGCGCCGCCCGGCTCGGTCGTCACCGCGGTGCTGGTCTCCGGCGAGCCCGGCGAGCTGGCCTCGCTCGCCCGGCTCGTGGTGGCGGACGTCTGCCGCTGCATCCGGCCTGCGTTCCCCGAGTCGGCGTGGCCCCGGCTCCAGGTGGTGCACGACGAGGCGGGCGCCGTCGCGGCGGCGGCGGGCGAGCGGGTCGTCAGCGACGCCACGGAGGCGGCAGTGCGCATCGCGGGTGGCCGGATCGTGGCGCACGCCGAGGGGCGGGGGGCCTGCCACGCGGCCGCGTCGGCCTGA